Proteins encoded within one genomic window of Anastrepha ludens isolate Willacy chromosome 4, idAnaLude1.1, whole genome shotgun sequence:
- the LOC128861149 gene encoding A-kinase anchor protein 14-like: MFKYFAFFALLAVAAAKPGLFAETHTVVQPAVVAKTAYVDTSASSAITHQSHVNLVRKVPVVPVVHAAPVVHAAPVVHAAPVVHAAPVLKTIATPVVHAAPVVHAAPVLKTVVTPVVHAAPVVHAAPVLPVVHSAPLIKTVVSSPVAYSIHH; encoded by the exons atgtttaaatat TTCGCATTCTTCGCCCTCCTCGCTGTCGCCGCCGCCAAACCTGGTCTGTTCGCCGAGACACATACCGTTGTGCAACCAGCTGTAGTTGCTAAAACTGCCTACGTCGACACTAGCGCCTCCTCGGCCATCACCCACCAGAGTCACGTGAACTTGGTCAGGAAGGTGCCAGTTGTACCAGTAGTCCATGCTGCTCCGGTCGTCCACGCTGCTCCGGTCGTACATGCTGCTCCAGTCGTCCATGCTGCCCCCGTTCTGAAGACCATTGCCACACCAGTGGTGCACGCCGCTCCAGTCGTCCATGCTGCACCCGTTCTGAAGACGGTCGTCACTCCAGTGGTTCATGCCGCCCCGGTGGTGCATGCCGCCCCTGTTTTGCCAGTCGTGCACTCAGCACCTCTTATTAAGACTGTTGTCTCATCTCCTGTTGCTTACAGCATCCACCACTAA
- the LOC128861312 gene encoding calphotin-like, translated as MFKYITFIAFFAIATAAPGFIAQPVVAKVGSVVHSVPTAVSHQSITQVHNNGHIVTPVLKTVTPVVHAAPVVPVVKAVAPIVPVVKTYSVPVVKTYSAPVVHNVPVVKTVAPVVPVVKSYSAPVVHHVPVVKSVVAPVVPVVHAAPVVKSVFAAPVAHVVHH; from the exons ATGTTCAAATAC ATCACTTTCATCGCTTTCTTCGCCATCGCCACCGCCGCTCCTGGTTTCATCGCACAACCCGTTGTGGCCAAAGTGGGTTCTGTAGTGCACAGCGTTCCAACTGCCGTCTCCCATCAGAGCATCACTCAAGTGCATAACAATGGCCATATTGTAACACCCGTTTTGAAGACTGTGACTCCAGTCGTACATGCTGCTCCAGTGGTTCCAGTTGTTAAGGCTGTTGCGCCCATTGTTCCCGTAGTAAAGACCTATTCGGTTCCTGTGGTGAAAACGTACTCGGCTCCAGTAGTTCATAATGTTCCAGTTGTGAAGACTGTTGCTCCCGTTGTACCTGTTGTGAAGTCCTACTCCGCTCCAGTCGTTCATCATGTTCCAGTGGTGAAGTCTGTTGTTGCTCCCGTGGTGCCAGTCGTCCATGCTGCACCTGTTGTAAAATCAGTTTTTGCTGCCCCAGTTGCCCATGTTGTTCATCATTAA
- the LOC128861313 gene encoding A-kinase anchor protein 14-like, with the protein MFKYFAFFALLAVAAAKPGLFAETHTVVQPAVVAKTAYVDTSASSAITHQSHVNLVRKVPAVPVVHAAPVVHAAPVVHAAPVVHAAPVVHAAPVLKTVVTPVVHAAPVVHAAPVLPVVHSASLIKTVVSSPVAYSIHH; encoded by the exons atgttcaAATAC TTCGCATTCTTCGCCCTCCTCGCTGTTGCCGCCGCCAAACCTGGTCTGTTCGCCGAGACACATACCGTTGTGCAACCAGCTGTAGTTGCTAAAACTGCCTACGTCGACACGAGCGCCTCCTCGGCCATCACCCACCAGAGTCACGTGAACCTGGTCAGGAAGGTGCCAGCTGTACCAGTAGTCCATGCTGCTCCGGTCGTCCATGCTGCTCCAGTCGTCCACGCTGCTCCAGTAGTCCACGCTGCTCCAGTCGTCCATGCTGCACCCGTTTTGAAGACTGTCGTCACTCCAGTGGTTCATGCCGCCCCGGTGGTGCATGCCGCCCCTGTTTTGCCAGTCGTGCACTCAGCATCTCTTATTAAGACTGTTGTCTCATCTCCTGTTGCTTACAGCATCCACCACTAA
- the LOC128861150 gene encoding calphotin-like has protein sequence MFKYVAFIAFFAIATAAPGFIAQPVVAKVGSVVHSVPTAVSHQSITQVHNNGHIVTPVLKTVTPVVHAAPVVPVVKAVAPIVPVVKTYSVPVVKTYSAPVVHNVPVVKTVAPVVPVVKSYSAPVVHHVPVVKSVVAPVVPVVHAAPVVKSVFAAPVAHVVHH, from the exons ATGTTCAAATAC GTCGCCTTCATCGCTTTCTTCGCCATCGCCACCGCCGCTCCTGGTTTCATTGCACAACCCGTTGTGGCCAAAGTGGGTTCTGTAGTGCACAGCGTTCCAACTGCAGTCTCCCACCAGAGCATCACTCAAGTGCATAACAATGGCCATATTGTAACACCCGTTTTGAAGACTGTGACTCCAGTCGTACATGCTGCTCCAGTGGTTCCAGTTGTTAAGGCTGTTGCGCCCATTGTTCCCGTAGTAAAGACCTATTCGGTTCCTGTGGTGAAAACGTACTCGGCTCCAGTAGTTCATAATGTTCCAGTTGTGAAGACTGTTGCTCCCGTTGTACCTGTTGTGAAGTCCTACTCCGCTCCAGTCGTTCATCATGTTCCAGTGGTGAAGTCTGTTGTTGCTCCCGTGGTGCCAGTCGTCCATGCTGCACCTGTTGTAAAATCAGTTTTTGCTGCCCCAGTTGCCCATGTTGTTCATCATTAA